A section of the Enterobacter sp. C2 genome encodes:
- the bglX gene encoding beta-glucosidase BglX: MKWLCSVGVAVGLALQPALAEDTSANHPLTPQARDAYVTDLLKKMTVDEKIGQLRLISVGPDNPKEAIRDMIKASQVGAIFNTVTRQDIRAMQDQAMQLSRLKIPLFFAFDVVHGQRTVFPISLGLASSFDLDAVKTVGRISAYEAADDGLNMTWAPMVDVTRDPRWGRGSEGFGEDTYLTAMMGKTMVEAMQGKSPADRYSVMTSVKHFAAYGAVEGGKEYNTVDMSPQRLFNDYMPPYKAALDAGSGGVMIALNSLNGTPASSDSWLLKDLLRGDWKFKGITISDHGAIKELIKHGTAADPEDAVRVAIKSGVDMSMADEYYSKYLPGLIKSGKVTMDELDDATRHVLNVKYDMGLFNDPYSHLGPKESDPQDTNAESRLHRKEAREVARESMVLLKNRLETLPLKKSATVAVVGPLADSKRDVMGSWSAAGVSDQSVTVLTGIKNAVGSEGKVIFAKGANVTNDKDIITFLNQYEPAIQVDERTPQAMIDEAVKAANDADVVVAVVGESQGMAHEASSRTDITIPQSQQDLIAALKATGKPLVLVLMNGRPLAMVKQDQQADAILETWFAGTEGGNAVADVLFGDYNPSGKLPISFPRSVGQIPVYYSHLNTGRPYNAEHPNKYTSRYFDEANGPLYPFGYGLSYTTFSVSDVKLSAPTLSRDGTVTASVDVTNTGKREGATVMQMYIQDVTASQSRPVKELKGFDKVNLKPGETQTVSFPIDINALKFWNQKMKYDAEPGKFNVFIGTDSARVKQAQFALQ, from the coding sequence ATGAAATGGCTATGTTCAGTAGGTGTCGCCGTAGGGCTGGCGCTGCAACCCGCGTTGGCAGAGGATACGTCCGCTAACCATCCCCTGACGCCGCAGGCGCGGGATGCATACGTCACGGATTTACTCAAAAAGATGACGGTCGACGAAAAAATTGGCCAGCTACGCCTGATCAGCGTTGGACCGGATAACCCGAAAGAGGCGATCCGCGATATGATCAAAGCCAGCCAGGTGGGGGCGATTTTTAACACCGTGACCCGCCAGGATATCCGTGCGATGCAGGATCAGGCGATGCAGCTTAGCCGCCTGAAGATCCCTCTCTTCTTCGCCTTCGACGTGGTGCACGGTCAGCGTACCGTTTTCCCAATTAGCCTTGGCCTGGCCTCCTCCTTCGATCTGGACGCGGTCAAAACCGTCGGCCGCATCTCCGCCTATGAAGCGGCGGATGACGGTCTGAACATGACCTGGGCTCCGATGGTCGACGTCACGCGCGATCCGCGCTGGGGCCGTGGCTCCGAGGGCTTTGGGGAGGATACCTACCTTACTGCGATGATGGGTAAAACCATGGTCGAAGCGATGCAGGGCAAAAGCCCGGCGGATCGCTACTCGGTGATGACCAGCGTGAAACACTTCGCCGCCTACGGTGCCGTGGAGGGCGGGAAAGAGTACAACACCGTCGACATGAGCCCGCAGCGCCTGTTTAACGACTACATGCCGCCCTATAAAGCGGCGCTGGACGCCGGCAGCGGCGGGGTAATGATTGCCCTGAACTCGCTCAACGGCACCCCGGCCTCCTCTGATTCGTGGCTGCTGAAGGATCTCCTGCGCGGTGACTGGAAATTTAAAGGCATCACTATCTCCGACCACGGGGCGATTAAAGAGCTGATCAAACACGGTACGGCAGCGGATCCAGAGGATGCGGTGCGTGTGGCGATCAAGTCCGGCGTCGACATGAGCATGGCCGATGAGTACTACAGCAAGTACCTGCCGGGGCTGATCAAGAGCGGCAAAGTCACCATGGACGAGCTGGATGACGCCACGCGCCACGTGCTGAACGTCAAATACGATATGGGGCTGTTCAACGATCCCTATAGCCACCTTGGCCCAAAAGAGAGCGATCCCCAGGATACCAACGCTGAAAGCCGCCTGCACCGCAAAGAGGCGCGGGAAGTGGCGCGCGAAAGCATGGTGCTGCTGAAAAACCGCCTGGAGACGCTGCCGCTGAAAAAATCGGCCACCGTTGCCGTGGTGGGGCCGCTGGCCGACAGCAAGCGTGACGTGATGGGCAGCTGGTCTGCCGCTGGGGTGAGTGACCAGTCCGTGACCGTTCTGACCGGGATCAAAAATGCCGTCGGCAGCGAAGGGAAAGTCATCTTTGCGAAAGGCGCAAACGTCACCAACGACAAAGATATTATTACGTTCCTTAATCAGTATGAGCCAGCTATTCAGGTTGACGAGCGCACACCGCAGGCAATGATTGACGAAGCGGTCAAGGCAGCGAATGACGCTGACGTGGTGGTCGCCGTAGTGGGCGAGTCTCAGGGCATGGCGCACGAGGCCTCCAGCCGGACCGACATCACTATTCCTCAGAGCCAGCAGGATCTGATCGCCGCTCTGAAAGCCACCGGCAAGCCGCTGGTGCTGGTGCTGATGAACGGCCGTCCGCTGGCCATGGTCAAGCAGGACCAGCAGGCGGACGCCATTCTGGAAACCTGGTTCGCCGGTACCGAGGGCGGCAACGCCGTAGCCGACGTGCTGTTTGGCGACTACAACCCGTCCGGCAAGCTGCCGATCTCCTTCCCGCGTTCGGTAGGGCAGATCCCGGTCTACTATAGCCACCTGAATACCGGTCGTCCGTACAACGCCGAGCACCCCAATAAGTACACCTCTCGCTACTTCGACGAGGCTAACGGGCCGCTCTATCCGTTTGGCTACGGCCTGAGCTACACCACCTTCAGCGTCTCTGACGTTAAGCTCTCCGCCCCGACGCTCTCGCGTGACGGTACGGTCACCGCCAGCGTTGACGTGACCAACACCGGCAAGCGGGAAGGGGCTACGGTAATGCAGATGTATATTCAGGACGTTACCGCCTCCCAGAGCCGGCCGGTGAAGGAGCTGAAGGGCTTTGATAAGGTCAACCTCAAGCCGGGCGAGACCCAGACCGTCAGCTTCCCGATCGACATTAATGCCCTGAAGTTCTGGAATCAGAAGATGAAATACGATGCTGAACCAGGCAAGTTTAATGTCTTTATCGGCACCGACTCCGCCCGGGTAAAACAGGCGCAGTTCGCGTTGCAATAA
- the dld gene encoding D-lactate dehydrogenase, producing MSSVPLQNNPLFLSELARLVGHAQLLTDPAKTARYRKGFRSGEGKALAVVFPETLLQLWHVLNLCVRNDKIILMQAANTGLTEGSTPSGNDYDRDIVIISTLRLDRLQLIDEGKQVLAWPGTTLYSLEKALKPLGREPHSVIGSSCIGASVIGGVCNNSGGSLVQRGPAYTEMSLFARIDEQGQLRLVNHLGIDLGETPEQILSKLDDQRVTDADVRHDGRHAHDSDYVERVRDIEADTPARYNADPDRLFESSGCAGKLAVFAVRLDTFAAAKRQQVFYIGTNQPAVLTEIRRHMLANFTNLPVAAEYMHRDIYDIAERYGKDTFLMIDKLGTDKMPLLFTLKGRADAMLEKVTLFKPHFTDRLMQRVGSLFPGHLPPRMKSWRNKYEHHLLLKMAGDGIAEAQSWLKEYFTEAEGGFFACTTEEGNKAFLHRFAAAGAAIRYQAVHADEVEEILALDIALRRNDTEWFETLPDDIASKLTHKLYYGHFFCHVFHQDYIVKRGVDVHELKAQMLALLHERGAQYPAEHNVGHLYEAAESLKRNYRELDPTNSMNPGIGKTSKRKYWGEGADQPRS from the coding sequence ATGTCTTCTGTGCCCCTACAAAATAACCCCCTCTTTCTCAGCGAACTTGCCCGACTGGTGGGCCATGCGCAGCTGCTTACCGATCCGGCCAAGACCGCCCGCTACCGCAAAGGCTTCCGCTCCGGCGAGGGGAAGGCGCTGGCGGTGGTGTTCCCCGAGACGCTGCTGCAGCTCTGGCACGTGCTCAATCTCTGCGTGCGTAACGATAAGATCATTTTGATGCAGGCGGCGAATACCGGCCTTACCGAAGGGTCGACGCCAAGCGGCAACGACTACGATCGCGACATCGTGATTATCAGCACCCTGCGCCTCGATCGGCTCCAGCTGATCGATGAGGGCAAGCAGGTGCTGGCCTGGCCTGGCACTACCCTCTACTCCCTGGAAAAAGCGCTGAAGCCGCTGGGCCGGGAGCCGCACTCGGTGATTGGCTCCTCGTGCATCGGGGCGTCGGTGATCGGTGGAGTATGCAACAACTCTGGCGGCTCGCTGGTGCAGCGCGGTCCGGCCTACACCGAGATGTCGCTTTTTGCCCGCATTGACGAGCAGGGCCAGCTGCGGCTGGTGAACCATCTGGGGATTGACCTCGGCGAGACGCCGGAGCAGATCCTCAGCAAGCTCGACGATCAGCGCGTTACCGATGCTGACGTGCGTCACGATGGCCGCCATGCCCATGACAGCGATTACGTAGAGCGAGTGCGTGATATCGAGGCCGATACCCCTGCGCGCTACAATGCCGATCCGGATCGTCTGTTTGAATCCTCCGGCTGCGCGGGCAAGCTGGCGGTCTTCGCCGTGCGCCTCGATACCTTTGCCGCCGCCAAGCGCCAGCAGGTGTTCTATATCGGCACCAACCAGCCGGCGGTGCTGACGGAGATCCGCCGCCATATGCTGGCGAACTTTACTAACCTGCCGGTAGCGGCAGAGTATATGCATCGGGATATCTACGATATTGCCGAGCGCTACGGCAAAGATACCTTCCTGATGATCGACAAGCTCGGTACCGATAAGATGCCGCTGCTCTTCACCCTGAAGGGGCGCGCCGACGCCATGCTGGAGAAGGTGACGCTGTTTAAGCCCCACTTCACCGATCGCCTGATGCAGCGCGTAGGCAGCCTCTTCCCAGGACACCTGCCGCCGCGCATGAAAAGCTGGCGCAACAAGTATGAGCACCACCTGCTGTTGAAAATGGCCGGGGACGGTATCGCCGAAGCGCAGAGCTGGTTGAAAGAGTACTTTACCGAGGCCGAAGGCGGCTTCTTCGCCTGTACCACCGAGGAGGGAAACAAAGCCTTCCTGCACCGCTTCGCCGCGGCGGGGGCCGCTATCCGTTACCAGGCCGTGCATGCCGATGAGGTCGAGGAGATTCTGGCCCTGGATATCGCCCTGCGGCGCAACGACACCGAATGGTTTGAAACGCTGCCGGACGACATTGCCAGCAAACTGACGCATAAGCTTTACTATGGCCACTTTTTCTGTCACGTTTTCCATCAGGACTACATCGTCAAGCGAGGCGTTGATGTCCATGAGCTTAAAGCGCAGATGCTGGCGCTGCTGCACGAGCGTGGCGCGCAGTATCCGGCTGAACATAACGTCGGGCATCTGTATGAGGCGGCTGAGAGCCTGAAACGCAACTATCGCGAGCTCGATCCCACTAACAGCATGAATCCCGGCATTGGCAAAACCAGTAAGCGGAAGTACTGGGGCGAAGGCGCTGACCAGCCCCGGTCGTAA
- a CDS encoding GNAT family N-acetyltransferase encodes MSAVDVLAINDVEVRDARPDDVHAISAIYAWHVLHGRASFEEVPPTIDEMRQRIAKITSEGLPWLVALYRGIIVGYCYAGPYRPRHAYRYTLECSIYIESTLTGRQIGSTLMQALLDRCEEGPWRQMVAVIGDGHQNEGSLRLHKSHGFEVVGQLRSVGYKKGDWRDTLIMQRPLNDGDWTLPE; translated from the coding sequence ATGTCTGCTGTTGATGTTTTAGCCATAAACGACGTTGAAGTCCGCGATGCCCGGCCGGACGACGTACACGCTATCTCAGCGATCTACGCCTGGCATGTTCTGCATGGCCGCGCCTCTTTTGAGGAGGTGCCGCCCACCATCGACGAGATGCGTCAGCGGATCGCAAAAATTACCAGCGAGGGTCTGCCCTGGCTGGTGGCGCTCTATCGCGGCATCATCGTCGGTTACTGCTACGCGGGTCCCTACCGCCCGCGCCACGCCTATCGCTATACCCTTGAATGCTCTATCTACATTGAGTCCACCCTGACCGGGCGGCAGATCGGCAGCACGCTGATGCAGGCCTTGCTCGACCGCTGTGAAGAGGGTCCGTGGCGGCAGATGGTGGCGGTTATTGGCGACGGCCATCAAAATGAAGGCTCTCTGCGCCTGCATAAAAGCCACGGCTTTGAGGTGGTGGGACAGCTGCGCAGCGTCGGCTACAAAAAGGGTGACTGGCGGGATACGCTAATCATGCAGCGCCCGCTCAACGATGGAGACTGGACGCTGCCTGAGTAG
- the pbpG gene encoding D-alanyl-D-alanine endopeptidase, whose amino-acid sequence MLKFRVSLLSLALLLAVPVAPQALAKTAAATTSAQPEIASGSAMIVDLQTNKVIYASHPDLVRPIASITKLMTAMVVLDAHLPLDERLKVDISQTPEMRGIYSRVRLNSEISRKNMLLLALMSSENRAAASLAHHYPGGYGAFIRAMNAKAKSLGMVNTRFVEPTGLSIHNVSTARDLTRLLIASKQYPLIGQLSTTREEMATFASPAYTLPFRNTNHLVYRDNWNIQLTKTGFTNAAGHCLVMRTMINNKPVALVVMDAFGKYTHFADASRLRTWIETGKVQPVPASALSYKRQKAAQMAINATGSAAQTAQND is encoded by the coding sequence ATGCTGAAATTTCGAGTTTCCCTGTTAAGCCTTGCCCTGCTGCTGGCCGTTCCCGTCGCCCCCCAGGCGCTGGCAAAAACCGCTGCTGCTACCACCTCTGCGCAACCTGAGATCGCCTCCGGCAGCGCGATGATTGTCGACCTGCAAACCAATAAAGTGATCTACGCCAGCCATCCGGATCTGGTGCGGCCGATTGCCTCTATCACCAAGTTGATGACGGCGATGGTGGTGCTGGATGCGCATCTGCCGCTGGACGAGCGTTTGAAGGTGGATATCAGCCAGACGCCAGAGATGCGTGGCATCTACTCCCGCGTGCGTCTGAACAGTGAAATTAGCCGTAAGAACATGCTGCTGCTGGCGCTGATGTCCTCAGAGAACCGCGCCGCGGCGAGCTTAGCCCACCACTATCCGGGCGGCTACGGTGCATTTATTCGAGCGATGAATGCGAAGGCAAAATCCCTGGGCATGGTGAATACCCGCTTTGTGGAGCCGACCGGCCTGTCGATCCATAACGTCTCTACCGCGCGTGATTTGACCAGGCTGCTGATTGCCAGCAAGCAGTATCCGCTGATCGGCCAGCTCAGCACCACCCGGGAGGAGATGGCGACCTTCGCCAGCCCGGCTTACACCCTGCCGTTTCGCAATACCAACCACCTGGTCTATCGCGACAACTGGAATATTCAGCTGACTAAAACCGGCTTCACCAACGCCGCTGGGCACTGCCTGGTGATGCGGACGATGATCAATAACAAACCGGTGGCGCTAGTGGTGATGGACGCCTTTGGCAAATACACCCACTTCGCCGACGCCAGCCGTCTGCGGACCTGGATTGAGACCGGTAAGGTGCAGCCTGTGCCAGCATCGGCGCTGAGCTATAAGCGCCAGAAGGCAGCCCAGATGGCAATCAATGCCACCGGCAGTGCGGCGCAAACCGCGCAAAATGATTAA
- a CDS encoding Yip1 family protein codes for MNHVWGLLSHPDREMKVIRGENETISHHYTHHVLLMAAIPVVCAFIGTTQLGWHFGEGVFSRLSLSTALLLGILFYGLMLAGVAVMGRVIYWMARNIPQRPSLARCMVFAGYVATPLFLSGLVALYPLVWLCALVGTVALFYTGYLLYVGIPTFLNINQEEGLSFSSSTLAIGVLVLEVLLALTVVLWGYGYRLF; via the coding sequence ATGAACCATGTCTGGGGACTCCTGTCCCATCCCGATCGTGAAATGAAAGTGATCAGAGGCGAAAACGAAACGATTTCGCACCACTATACCCACCACGTTCTACTGATGGCGGCAATTCCAGTTGTCTGTGCATTTATTGGTACCACCCAGCTTGGCTGGCACTTTGGCGAAGGTGTCTTCTCAAGGCTGTCACTCTCTACGGCACTGTTACTCGGTATTCTCTTCTACGGCCTGATGCTGGCCGGCGTGGCGGTAATGGGGCGGGTTATCTACTGGATGGCGCGCAATATACCCCAGCGGCCGTCGCTGGCCCGCTGCATGGTCTTTGCTGGCTACGTCGCAACGCCGCTCTTCTTGAGCGGCCTGGTGGCGCTCTACCCGCTGGTCTGGCTCTGCGCGCTGGTAGGCACCGTGGCGCTGTTCTATACCGGTTATCTGCTCTACGTCGGCATTCCGACCTTCCTGAACATTAATCAGGAGGAGGGGCTGAGCTTCTCCAGCTCGACGCTGGCGATTGGCGTGCTGGTGCTGGAGGTGCTGCTGGCGCTGACGGTGGTGTTGTGGGGTTACGGCTATCGTCTGTTCTGA
- a CDS encoding DedA family protein, with amino-acid sequence MDINNLIAHYGYAALVVGSVAEGETITLLGGVAAHQGLLRFWLVVVAVALGGMIGDQLLFLLGRRLGDRVLGHFSRHQKKIDRAQRLIKKRPWLFVIGTRFMYGFRIIGPLLIGSSGLSPRVFIPLNIVGAIVWALIFTTLGYVGGEVVGPWLHTLDQHLKHWIWLIVAVVVVFILRAVLKRWLAKDKETGE; translated from the coding sequence ATGGATATCAACAACCTGATTGCGCACTACGGTTACGCCGCGCTGGTGGTAGGCAGCGTGGCAGAAGGTGAAACCATTACCCTGCTCGGCGGCGTGGCAGCGCATCAGGGCCTGCTGCGCTTCTGGTTGGTGGTCGTGGCGGTGGCGCTGGGAGGAATGATTGGCGATCAGCTGCTCTTTCTGCTTGGCCGCCGCCTGGGGGATCGCGTATTGGGTCACTTCTCGCGTCATCAGAAGAAAATCGATCGCGCCCAGCGGCTGATCAAAAAACGGCCGTGGCTCTTCGTGATCGGCACCCGCTTTATGTATGGCTTTCGCATTATCGGCCCGCTGCTGATTGGCTCCAGCGGCCTCTCACCGCGGGTTTTTATTCCGCTCAATATCGTGGGCGCTATCGTCTGGGCGCTGATCTTTACTACCCTCGGCTACGTGGGCGGCGAGGTAGTAGGCCCATGGCTGCATACCCTGGATCAGCACCTGAAGCACTGGATATGGTTGATTGTGGCGGTCGTTGTCGTCTTTATACTGCGGGCGGTGCTTAAACGCTGGCTGGCAAAAGACAAAGAGACGGGAGAGTAA
- a CDS encoding SDR family oxidoreductase, which yields MGTTNKVAIVTASDSGIGKQCALVLAKQGYDIGITWHSDDEGAKEVAEAVASFGRRAETVQLDLSNLPEGAQAIQTLIDRFGRIDVLVNNAGAMSKAPFLEMAFEEWRTVFTVDVDGAFLCAQIAARKMVEQGEGGRIINITSVHEHTPLPEASAYTAAKHALGGLTKSMAMELVQHKILVNSVAPGAIATPMNDMKDEDVEEGSMPNIPLARPGHTQEIASLVGWLSSEDATYTTGQSFIVDGGFMLANPQYKPQ from the coding sequence ATGGGCACGACAAACAAGGTTGCCATCGTCACGGCATCAGATTCAGGTATCGGCAAGCAGTGCGCGCTGGTATTGGCAAAGCAGGGGTACGACATTGGCATCACCTGGCACTCGGATGACGAGGGGGCGAAAGAGGTGGCGGAAGCCGTTGCCTCGTTTGGCCGCCGGGCCGAAACCGTGCAGCTCGACCTGAGTAATCTGCCCGAGGGGGCGCAGGCTATTCAGACCCTGATCGACAGGTTTGGCCGCATTGACGTGCTGGTCAACAACGCCGGGGCGATGAGCAAGGCGCCGTTTTTGGAGATGGCGTTTGAGGAGTGGCGCACCGTCTTTACCGTTGACGTTGATGGCGCGTTCCTGTGCGCGCAGATCGCGGCCAGAAAGATGGTGGAGCAGGGCGAGGGCGGACGCATTATCAATATTACCTCCGTGCATGAGCACACCCCGCTGCCGGAGGCCAGCGCCTACACCGCGGCCAAGCACGCTCTCGGCGGGCTGACCAAGTCGATGGCGATGGAGCTGGTGCAGCACAAAATCCTGGTCAACTCGGTAGCGCCGGGAGCCATCGCCACCCCGATGAACGACATGAAGGATGAGGATGTGGAAGAGGGCTCTATGCCGAATATTCCGCTGGCCCGGCCAGGCCACACCCAGGAGATTGCCAGCCTGGTAGGCTGGCTCAGCTCTGAGGATGCCACTTATACCACTGGCCAGTCGTTTATCGTAGACGGCGGCTTTATGCTGGCCAACCCGCAGTACAAACCCCAGTAG
- the yohP gene encoding small membrane protein YohP — protein sequence MKILLWAILIIFLIGLLVVTGVFKMIF from the coding sequence ATGAAAATTTTACTTTGGGCTATTTTGATTATTTTTCTGATTGGGCTGTTGGTGGTAACCGGCGTGTTTAAGATGATTTTCTAA
- the mdtQ gene encoding multidrug resistance outer membrane protein MdtQ, producing the protein MRRPFILAATACFPLVSLLSGCAPMHDSVVPLKEQAPAAAATPRLPPALAAGWPQSQWWQAYHDPQLNALIERALAHAPDMQVAEQRIHLAEAQAQRVAANGGPEVDFSADVERQRMSAEGLMGPFAITDPAAGTTGPWYTNGTFGLTAGWDLDLWGKNRDEVAARIGNVRAHEAERQQTRQLLATSVARLYWQWQTEAAISQVLDEIERNQQTIVAADRQLHQAGITSSVADAKSSIDEEKTRQQQSEAQGKMRVIEARLIALTDSSAATLHLQPVRLPKVEGKMPAQLGYDLLARRPDLQAAHWYIESSLSSVEAAKAAFYPDLNLMAFLQQDALHLSDLFRHSAQQMGVTGGLTLPVFDSGRLNASLNIAEEEHNLSIANYNKAVVDAVNEVEKAAVQVETLADENQRQQQIEQDTGRIVALAEARFKVGIIPGMRVSQSRLPLLQEQINGITLHGQWLDATLQLTSTLGGGYHQG; encoded by the coding sequence ATGAGGCGTCCTTTTATTCTCGCCGCTACGGCGTGCTTCCCGCTGGTATCCCTTCTTAGCGGATGTGCGCCGATGCATGACAGCGTCGTCCCCCTGAAAGAGCAGGCCCCGGCAGCGGCGGCTACCCCTCGCTTACCTCCGGCGCTGGCCGCTGGCTGGCCGCAGAGCCAATGGTGGCAGGCGTATCACGATCCGCAGCTTAACGCCCTGATTGAGCGCGCCCTGGCGCATGCGCCGGATATGCAGGTGGCAGAGCAGCGTATTCACCTTGCCGAAGCGCAGGCGCAGCGCGTCGCCGCCAACGGTGGTCCGGAGGTTGATTTTTCCGCCGACGTCGAGCGGCAGCGCATGTCTGCCGAGGGGCTAATGGGACCCTTTGCCATAACCGATCCCGCTGCCGGAACCACCGGACCCTGGTATACCAACGGCACCTTCGGCCTCACTGCCGGTTGGGATCTGGATCTGTGGGGGAAAAACCGTGATGAGGTAGCCGCCCGCATTGGTAACGTGCGCGCCCATGAAGCGGAGCGTCAGCAGACGCGTCAGCTGCTGGCGACCAGCGTGGCACGCCTCTACTGGCAGTGGCAGACCGAGGCCGCCATCAGTCAGGTGCTGGACGAGATCGAACGTAACCAGCAGACGATTGTTGCCGCCGACCGCCAGCTTCATCAGGCGGGCATTACCTCCTCGGTGGCGGACGCGAAAAGCAGCATTGACGAAGAGAAAACGCGCCAGCAGCAGAGCGAGGCCCAGGGTAAAATGCGGGTGATTGAAGCCCGCCTGATCGCGCTGACGGACAGCAGCGCCGCCACGCTGCATCTGCAGCCGGTCAGGTTGCCGAAGGTTGAAGGTAAAATGCCTGCGCAGCTCGGCTACGATCTGCTGGCTCGTCGTCCGGATCTGCAGGCGGCGCACTGGTACATTGAGTCCTCTCTCAGCAGCGTAGAGGCGGCAAAAGCCGCTTTCTACCCGGATCTTAACCTAATGGCGTTTCTCCAGCAGGATGCCCTGCACCTGAGCGATCTCTTTCGCCACTCAGCCCAGCAGATGGGCGTCACCGGCGGGCTGACGCTGCCTGTCTTTGACAGCGGGCGGCTTAACGCCAGCCTTAACATTGCCGAAGAGGAGCATAACCTCTCTATCGCCAACTATAACAAGGCGGTCGTGGATGCGGTCAACGAGGTCGAGAAAGCGGCGGTACAGGTCGAAACGCTGGCGGATGAGAATCAACGCCAGCAGCAGATTGAGCAGGATACGGGACGCATTGTCGCGTTAGCCGAAGCGCGCTTTAAGGTAGGGATCATTCCCGGGATGCGGGTTAGCCAGAGCCGCCTGCCGCTGCTCCAGGAGCAGATTAACGGCATCACCCTGCACGGCCAATGGCTGGACGCCACGTTGCAACTTACCTCCACGCTAGGTGGGGGGTATCATCAGGGTTAA
- the dusC gene encoding tRNA dihydrouridine(16) synthase DusC produces MRVLLAPMEGVLDSLVRELLTGVNDYDLCMTEFLRVVDQLLPVKSFYKICPELHRQSRTLNGTPVRIQLLGQYPQWLAENAARAVELGSYGVDLNCGCPSKLVNGSGGGATLLKDPELIYLGAKAMREAVPASLPVTVKIRLGWDSGARQFEIADAVQQAGATELVVHGRTKEDGYKAERINWQAIGEIRKRLTIPVIANGEIWDWQSAQDCMAVTGCDAVMIGRGALNVPNLSRVIKDNAPRMPWPEVVGLLQQYSQLEKQGDTGMYHVARIKQWLGYLRKEYAEADGLFSEIRTLKQSAAIASAIEAAAKYIREE; encoded by the coding sequence ATGCGTGTATTACTGGCACCGATGGAAGGCGTGCTCGATTCGCTGGTGCGCGAGCTGCTGACCGGGGTAAATGATTACGATCTCTGTATGACCGAATTTTTACGCGTGGTCGATCAGCTGCTGCCGGTAAAATCGTTCTATAAGATCTGCCCCGAACTGCATCGCCAGAGCCGGACGCTGAACGGCACCCCGGTGCGGATCCAGCTGCTGGGTCAGTATCCGCAATGGCTGGCGGAGAACGCCGCGCGCGCCGTAGAGCTCGGCTCGTACGGGGTCGATCTCAACTGCGGCTGCCCGTCAAAACTGGTGAACGGCAGCGGCGGCGGGGCGACGCTGCTCAAAGATCCCGAGCTGATCTACCTCGGTGCAAAAGCGATGCGCGAAGCCGTGCCCGCCTCGCTGCCTGTTACCGTTAAGATACGCCTCGGCTGGGACAGCGGCGCACGCCAGTTTGAGATCGCCGATGCGGTGCAGCAGGCGGGAGCGACCGAGCTGGTGGTCCACGGCCGCACGAAAGAGGATGGCTATAAAGCGGAACGCATCAACTGGCAGGCGATTGGCGAAATCCGTAAGCGGCTGACCATCCCGGTGATTGCGAACGGTGAGATCTGGGACTGGCAGAGCGCGCAGGATTGCATGGCGGTGACCGGCTGCGATGCGGTGATGATTGGCCGCGGCGCGCTGAACGTGCCTAACCTCAGCCGGGTGATCAAAGATAACGCACCGCGCATGCCCTGGCCGGAGGTAGTCGGCCTGCTCCAGCAGTACAGCCAGCTTGAGAAGCAGGGCGATACGGGGATGTACCACGTAGCGCGTATCAAACAGTGGCTGGGTTATTTACGCAAAGAGTATGCCGAAGCCGATGGCCTGTTCAGCGAGATCCGTACCCTGAAGCAGTCGGCGGCGATTGCCTCCGCCATCGAGGCTGCGGCTAAATATATTCGGGAAGAATAG
- a CDS encoding CidA/LrgA family protein produces the protein MSKSLTVVWQYLRAFVLIYACLYAGIAISSLLPITIPGSIIGMLIMFFLLALQILPAKWVNPGCYVLIRYMALLFVPIGVGVMQYYDVLRAQFGPVVVSCAISTLVVFLVVSWSSHLVHGERKVGEKGAKS, from the coding sequence ATGTCCAAATCATTGACCGTTGTCTGGCAGTATCTTCGCGCTTTTGTGCTGATTTATGCCTGCCTGTATGCCGGAATCGCTATCTCTTCCCTGCTGCCCATTACCATTCCCGGCAGCATTATCGGCATGCTGATCATGTTCTTTCTGCTGGCGCTGCAAATCCTGCCGGCAAAATGGGTTAACCCCGGCTGCTACGTGCTGATCCGCTATATGGCGCTGCTGTTTGTACCCATCGGCGTGGGCGTGATGCAGTACTACGACGTGCTGCGGGCGCAGTTCGGGCCGGTGGTGGTCTCCTGCGCGATCAGCACGCTTGTTGTCTTCCTTGTCGTGAGCTGGAGCTCGCACCTGGTGCACGGCGAGCGCAAGGTGGGTGAGAAAGGAGCAAAATCGTGA